In Phreatobacter stygius, a genomic segment contains:
- a CDS encoding ABC transporter substrate-binding protein: MTSRIGNLDRRTVLGGLTATVAMGGSGARAAVPAMPRSPVVISVIDVGGALALMQKAFEDYAAAKPNLVSRIVFVKAPAPELASKIKAQQNAGRSDLDLVLTGSDGLAAGLEQNLWLKILPDFAAKFPDIEANYEPAALALHKAQGDGFGVVVNYYPSGPLIEYAPERVKAVPTTAEELLAWAKANPGKFMYARPANSGPGRTFMMGLPYILGDKDPQDPIGGWDKTWAYLQEIGQFIDYYPAGTGVTMKEFGEGSRDIIITTTGWDINPRALGIVPKSAMIGTLKGFHWVSDAFFMCVPKGIPNDRLAVVLDLMAHVLKPEAQAYAYDEGYLYPGPAVRNVPITMAPRRSQEVIAEFGRPEYADLIANNPIELPLKPDKMVLAFRRWDELVGSKRPR; this comes from the coding sequence ATGACGTCACGGATTGGCAATCTGGACCGGCGCACCGTGCTGGGCGGCCTGACCGCCACGGTCGCCATGGGTGGATCCGGCGCCCGCGCCGCGGTGCCGGCCATGCCGCGCTCACCTGTGGTGATCAGCGTCATCGATGTCGGCGGAGCGCTCGCCCTGATGCAGAAGGCGTTCGAGGACTATGCCGCGGCCAAACCCAACCTGGTCTCGCGCATCGTCTTCGTGAAGGCGCCGGCGCCCGAACTCGCCAGCAAGATCAAGGCGCAGCAGAATGCCGGGCGCTCCGATCTCGACCTGGTGCTGACCGGCAGCGACGGCCTCGCCGCCGGCCTCGAGCAGAACCTCTGGCTGAAGATCCTGCCGGATTTCGCCGCGAAATTTCCCGATATCGAAGCGAATTACGAGCCCGCCGCGCTCGCCCTGCACAAGGCCCAGGGCGACGGCTTCGGCGTGGTGGTGAACTATTACCCCTCCGGCCCGCTGATCGAATATGCGCCCGAGCGGGTCAAGGCGGTGCCGACCACGGCCGAAGAACTGCTCGCCTGGGCCAAGGCCAATCCGGGCAAGTTCATGTATGCCCGGCCGGCCAATTCCGGCCCCGGCCGCACCTTCATGATGGGGCTGCCCTATATCCTCGGCGACAAGGACCCGCAGGATCCGATCGGCGGCTGGGACAAGACCTGGGCCTATCTCCAGGAGATCGGCCAGTTCATCGACTATTACCCGGCCGGCACCGGCGTCACGATGAAGGAATTCGGCGAGGGCTCGCGCGACATCATCATCACCACCACCGGCTGGGACATCAATCCGAGGGCGCTGGGCATCGTGCCGAAATCGGCGATGATCGGCACGCTGAAAGGGTTCCACTGGGTCTCGGACGCCTTTTTCATGTGCGTGCCCAAGGGCATTCCGAACGATCGCCTGGCAGTCGTGCTCGACCTGATGGCCCATGTGCTGAAGCCCGAGGCGCAAGCCTATGCATATGACGAGGGCTATCTCTATCCCGGTCCCGCGGTCCGGAACGTGCCGATCACCATGGCGCCGCGCCGCAGCCAGGAGGTGATCGCCGAATTCGGCCGGCCGGAATATGCCGACCTGATCGCCAACAACCCGATCGAGCTGCCGCTGAAGCCGGACAAGATGGTGCTGGCCTTCCGCCGCTGGGACGAACTGGTCGGCTCCAAGCGGCCGCGCTGA
- a CDS encoding TfoX/Sxy family protein gives MAKPPSSTGKRAMIEDPRFTAIADLFVDDSRVSHGTMMASYGLKVGGKIFAMLVGGRLVVKLPKPRVDALVAAGLAERFDPGHGRPMKEWASLIGDEPDWAGLAREAIAFVGASPVGRGLG, from the coding sequence ATGGCGAAGCCGCCGTCCTCGACCGGCAAGCGCGCGATGATCGAGGATCCTCGCTTCACGGCCATTGCCGACCTGTTCGTGGACGACAGCCGCGTCAGCCACGGCACGATGATGGCCTCCTACGGCCTCAAGGTCGGCGGCAAGATCTTCGCCATGCTGGTCGGCGGCCGGCTGGTCGTGAAGCTGCCCAAGCCGCGCGTCGACGCACTCGTCGCGGCCGGATTGGCCGAGCGCTTCGACCCCGGCCATGGCCGTCCGATGAAGGAATGGGCTTCGCTGATCGGCGACGAGCCCGACTGGGCGGGCCTGGCGCGCGAGGCGATCGCCTTCGTCGGGGCGTCACCAGTCGGGCGGGGCCTCGGCTGA
- a CDS encoding LysR family transcriptional regulator gives MDLRKLRYFAAVARAGSFSRAAEDLRIAQPALSRRVRELEDELGKPLLVRHGRGVRLSATGAVILQRAEEIDHLVAQLRIDADDGAEAMRGSISLGVPPVAGLLMVPAVVARFAAARPDVALHVREGISSLIHEWLGEQRIDVGVVYNPLPVEGTHVVPVLRERMVLVGPPDGGDAAPLPLEIRIRDLADLPLIMPSLPHNNRRVLEQAAAQHGIRLRIRSEVDSVALTKALVGAGRGYTMLTYASVHDAVMRGELTARRLDRPPIVATLAIAMRKDRRTAPLARELSATLTSVMAELVASGGWRGARVLSASAEAPPDW, from the coding sequence TTGGATCTGAGAAAGCTGCGCTATTTCGCTGCCGTCGCCCGTGCCGGCAGCTTCAGCCGGGCGGCGGAGGACTTGCGCATCGCCCAGCCGGCGCTGAGCCGGCGGGTGCGCGAACTGGAAGACGAACTCGGCAAGCCGCTGCTGGTGCGCCATGGCCGCGGCGTGCGCCTGTCGGCGACCGGCGCGGTCATCCTGCAGCGCGCCGAAGAAATCGATCATCTCGTCGCGCAGCTGCGCATCGATGCCGATGATGGCGCCGAGGCCATGCGCGGCAGCATTTCACTCGGTGTGCCGCCGGTGGCCGGCTTGCTGATGGTGCCGGCGGTGGTCGCGCGTTTCGCCGCGGCGCGGCCGGATGTCGCTTTGCACGTGCGTGAGGGCATCAGTTCGCTGATCCACGAATGGCTCGGCGAGCAAAGGATCGATGTCGGCGTCGTCTACAATCCGCTGCCGGTTGAAGGCACCCATGTCGTGCCGGTGCTGCGCGAGCGCATGGTGCTGGTCGGGCCGCCGGATGGCGGCGATGCCGCGCCGCTGCCGCTGGAGATCCGGATCAGGGATCTGGCCGACCTGCCTTTGATCATGCCGAGCCTGCCGCACAACAACCGGCGGGTGCTGGAACAGGCGGCGGCGCAGCACGGCATTCGCCTGCGCATTCGCTCCGAGGTCGACAGCGTGGCGCTGACCAAGGCGCTGGTCGGCGCCGGCCGCGGCTACACCATGCTGACCTATGCCTCGGTCCATGATGCGGTGATGCGCGGCGAGTTGACGGCGCGGCGCCTCGACCGGCCACCGATCGTCGCAACGCTGGCCATCGCCATGCGCAAGGACCGGCGGACGGCGCCGCTCGCCCGGGAACTCTCGGCGACGCTCACATCGGTCATGGCGGAACTGGTCGCGTCGGGAGGCTGGCGCGGCGCCCGGGTCTTGTCCGCGTCAGCCGAGGCCCCGCCCGACTGGTGA
- a CDS encoding Bug family tripartite tricarboxylate transporter substrate binding protein has product MIRWFGLVLAVLLPGLPASAVAQDFPTRPIRLIVPFPAGGPADIIGRLVAEKMASSLGQPVVIENRGGAGGATGTLAVARAEPDGYTIGISTAGALAISPSLQDGLGYDPVKDLEPLTLAARVPELLVVAKNLPAANLAELVALARARPGTLNFASSGPGSMPHLAGELLKRHAAIDIVHTPYRGAAPAVNDIIGGHIQMMFMDIAVLLPHVQSGAVRAVAVGSRQRVAALPDLPTTAELGFPAVEADNWYAMIGPRGMPAPVLAKLRAAMVAGLQAADVRAKLAEQGAIAVGNSAEEFTAYLKSEIDKWAAVVAASGARAR; this is encoded by the coding sequence ATGATCAGATGGTTCGGCCTTGTGCTGGCGGTGCTCTTGCCCGGCCTGCCTGCGAGCGCGGTGGCGCAGGATTTTCCGACCCGGCCGATCCGGCTGATCGTGCCGTTTCCGGCCGGCGGCCCCGCCGACATCATCGGCCGGCTGGTCGCCGAGAAAATGGCGTCGAGCCTCGGCCAGCCTGTGGTGATCGAGAACCGCGGCGGCGCCGGTGGCGCCACCGGCACGCTCGCCGTGGCGCGCGCCGAGCCCGACGGCTACACCATTGGCATCAGCACCGCCGGCGCGCTGGCGATCAGCCCGAGCCTGCAGGACGGGCTCGGCTACGACCCGGTCAAGGACCTGGAGCCGCTGACGCTCGCCGCCCGCGTGCCCGAACTGCTGGTGGTGGCGAAGAACCTGCCGGCGGCCAACCTCGCCGAACTGGTGGCGCTGGCCCGCGCTCGCCCGGGCACGCTCAATTTTGCCTCCTCCGGGCCCGGCAGCATGCCCCATCTCGCCGGCGAATTGCTCAAGCGCCATGCCGCCATCGACATCGTCCACACGCCCTATCGGGGCGCTGCCCCCGCGGTGAACGACATTATCGGCGGCCATATCCAGATGATGTTCATGGATATCGCGGTGCTGCTGCCGCATGTCCAATCCGGCGCGGTCCGGGCGGTTGCGGTCGGCTCGCGCCAGCGGGTGGCGGCGCTGCCCGATCTGCCGACCACCGCCGAGCTCGGCTTTCCCGCGGTCGAGGCCGACAATTGGTACGCCATGATCGGACCGCGCGGCATGCCGGCGCCGGTGCTGGCCAAGCTGCGCGCCGCGATGGTCGCGGGATTGCAGGCTGCCGATGTCAGGGCCAAGCTCGCCGAACAGGGCGCCATCGCGGTCGGCAATTCAGCCGAAGAATTCACCGCCTATCTGAAGAGCGAAATCGACAAATGGGCGGCGGTGGTCGCGGCCTCCGGCGCGCGCGCCCGATGA
- a CDS encoding alpha/beta fold hydrolase, with the protein MPAPPMLHGLAYRVSGTGSRTIVLIHELGGSLESFDAVAPGLDTAAHVLRYDQRGAGRSETPPRPATLDQHVADLGRLVADLGLPHPLNLVAAAAGALIALGYAGRHPDRVASLVLLAPAVSADDARRAYLEARAEACLEGGMAAIAEATLDRSFPAALRPDIQRFASYRERFIANDPVSYAAANRLLAATDLATVIGALAIPCLVLAGTMDPLRPAEDLRALAARFRDGHFAEVASGHLMAVQAPGAVARHVEDFTTAHSRLAPVALHP; encoded by the coding sequence ATGCCCGCTCCGCCCATGCTGCATGGGCTTGCTTACCGCGTCTCCGGCACCGGCAGCCGGACCATCGTGCTGATCCACGAACTCGGCGGCTCCTTGGAAAGCTTCGACGCGGTCGCGCCCGGCCTCGACACCGCGGCCCATGTGCTACGCTACGATCAGCGTGGCGCCGGCCGGTCCGAAACGCCGCCGCGCCCGGCGACGCTCGACCAGCATGTCGCCGATCTCGGCCGGCTGGTCGCCGATCTCGGCCTGCCGCATCCCCTCAATCTGGTCGCCGCCGCGGCTGGCGCGCTGATCGCACTCGGTTATGCCGGGCGGCATCCGGACCGGGTGGCGAGCCTGGTGCTCCTGGCGCCGGCCGTCAGCGCCGATGACGCGCGCCGGGCCTATCTCGAGGCCCGCGCCGAAGCCTGCCTCGAAGGCGGCATGGCGGCCATCGCCGAGGCAACACTCGATCGCTCGTTCCCGGCCGCGCTGCGCCCCGACATCCAGCGCTTCGCCAGCTACCGCGAACGCTTCATCGCCAATGATCCGGTGAGCTATGCCGCGGCCAACCGGCTGCTGGCGGCGACCGATCTCGCTACCGTCATCGGTGCGCTCGCCATCCCCTGCCTGGTGCTCGCCGGGACCATGGATCCGCTGCGGCCGGCCGAAGACCTGCGCGCGCTCGCCGCCCGGTTTCGCGACGGCCATTTCGCCGAGGTGGCCAGCGGCCATCTCATGGCCGTCCAGGCGCCCGGCGCGGTCGCGCGCCATGTCGAAGACTTCACCACGGCCCATTCCCGCCTGGCCCCCGTGGCTCTTCACCCGTGA
- a CDS encoding DUF4286 family protein, which yields MSHKALLLVMMEPPAGLEEEFNDWYDSEHFPQRSALPGFETGRRFVCLDGWPRWLALYDLASAEALQTPDYRAVSGANATPWSRRILPRMIGRHRLVARQVSPGNAIITAAPTTRLALAKYPGIGKADEPAVITALGARLEALPAAAQVRAFRPMADDGDDLWLVSAFNQPVGADDLRHAIGAVDGRGAEILNIYAPYRRS from the coding sequence GTGTCCCACAAAGCCCTGCTGCTCGTCATGATGGAACCTCCGGCAGGCCTCGAGGAGGAATTCAACGACTGGTACGACAGCGAGCATTTCCCCCAGCGCTCGGCCCTCCCCGGCTTCGAGACCGGCCGGCGCTTCGTCTGCCTGGATGGCTGGCCGCGCTGGCTGGCGCTTTACGATCTCGCCTCGGCCGAGGCGCTTCAGACGCCGGACTATCGCGCCGTCTCGGGCGCCAACGCCACGCCCTGGAGCCGCCGCATCCTGCCGCGCATGATCGGCCGGCACAGGCTGGTCGCCCGTCAGGTCTCGCCCGGCAACGCGATCATCACGGCGGCGCCGACCACGCGCCTCGCGCTGGCGAAATATCCGGGCATCGGCAAGGCCGATGAACCGGCGGTCATCACGGCGCTTGGAGCGCGTCTCGAAGCGCTGCCCGCGGCGGCCCAGGTGCGCGCCTTTCGCCCGATGGCCGATGATGGCGACGACCTTTGGCTCGTCTCGGCTTTCAACCAGCCGGTCGGTGCCGACGACCTGCGCCACGCGATCGGCGCCGTCGATGGCCGGGGCGCCGAGATCCTCAACATTTACGCGCCCTACCGACGCAGCTGA
- a CDS encoding carboxymuconolactone decarboxylase family protein — protein MTSEQRAVHDEAVAGKRGRMPAPMRAWIQSPELARHGQRLGAFLRYDTTLAPRLSELAILVTARHWTSQYEWYAHRSEALKAGLAPEIIAAIAERRPPPFKDEAERIVHDYARALHQTSVVPDALHAEAVKVLGQRGVVELVGVLGYYTLVAMTLNAFEIGLPEGERPELRP, from the coding sequence ATGACATCCGAGCAGCGGGCGGTCCATGACGAGGCGGTCGCGGGCAAGCGCGGCCGCATGCCGGCGCCCATGCGGGCCTGGATCCAGAGCCCGGAACTGGCCCGCCATGGCCAGCGGCTCGGCGCCTTCCTGCGTTACGACACGACGCTGGCGCCAAGGCTCTCCGAACTGGCGATCCTGGTGACGGCGCGCCACTGGACCTCGCAATACGAATGGTACGCCCACCGCTCCGAGGCGCTGAAGGCTGGCCTTGCGCCGGAGATCATCGCGGCCATCGCCGAGCGGCGGCCGCCGCCGTTCAAGGACGAGGCCGAGCGCATCGTCCATGACTATGCCCGCGCGCTGCACCAGACGTCCGTCGTGCCCGACGCCCTGCATGCGGAGGCGGTCAAGGTGCTCGGCCAGCGCGGTGTGGTCGAACTGGTTGGCGTGCTCGGATATTACACGCTGGTCGCCATGACCCTGAACGCCTTCGAGATCGGCTTGCCCGAAGGCGAGCGCCCGGAACTGCGGCCATGA
- a CDS encoding SDR family NAD(P)-dependent oxidoreductase, which yields MSGRLQGKVAIVTGAGSVGSGWGNGRATAVAFVEQGANVFAVDRDRLALDETLARAGDLADRITPYACDATRAGDVTAMVAAGMARFGRIDVLVNNIGGSAPGGPVELSEAAWDAQIDLNLKSVFLTCKHVLPIMVAQHGGTIVNTASTSGLRWTGAAQVAYAAAKAGVIQFSRVLAVQYGEHGIRVNTVVPGQLHTPMVEARLAGQRAGGNVEALLKQRVARIPLGFMGDGRDTANATLFLASDEARFITGTEIVVDGGMTARCD from the coding sequence ATGAGTGGCCGGCTGCAGGGCAAGGTCGCCATCGTCACCGGTGCCGGCTCTGTCGGCTCGGGCTGGGGCAATGGCCGTGCGACGGCGGTGGCGTTCGTCGAACAGGGGGCGAATGTCTTTGCCGTCGATCGCGACCGGCTGGCGCTCGACGAAACCCTGGCGCGGGCCGGCGATCTGGCCGACCGCATCACGCCCTATGCCTGCGACGCGACCCGGGCTGGCGACGTCACGGCCATGGTCGCGGCTGGCATGGCCCGCTTCGGCCGCATCGACGTGCTGGTCAACAATATCGGCGGCTCGGCCCCCGGCGGCCCGGTCGAGCTCAGCGAAGCCGCTTGGGACGCGCAGATCGATCTCAACCTGAAAAGCGTGTTCCTCACCTGCAAACACGTGCTGCCGATCATGGTCGCCCAGCACGGCGGCACCATCGTCAACACCGCCTCGACCTCGGGCCTGCGCTGGACCGGCGCGGCGCAGGTCGCTTATGCCGCCGCCAAGGCCGGGGTCATCCAATTCTCACGGGTGCTGGCGGTGCAATATGGCGAACACGGCATCCGCGTGAACACCGTGGTTCCCGGCCAGTTGCACACCCCGATGGTCGAGGCACGCCTGGCCGGCCAGCGCGCTGGCGGCAATGTCGAGGCTCTCCTCAAGCAGCGCGTCGCGCGCATTCCGCTCGGCTTCATGGGTGACGGCCGCGACACCGCCAATGCGACCTTGTTCCTGGCGTCCGACGAAGCCCGTTTCATTACCGGAACCGAGATCGTCGTCGATGGCGGCATGACCGCCCGCTGCGACTAA
- a CDS encoding amidohydrolase family protein, with protein sequence MTDTSLVSPEPTIPPPLAAPRRPHLRLPPGSCDSHCHVFGPHHRFPYAAGRSFTPHDMPEQRLRALHDHLGFDRAVIVQSACHGADHAALIDALRTGAGRYRGVALLGAAATATDVADLHEAGVRGARFNFLPHLGGYPPESLIRHVERLVAPHGWHFAVHVTGADLIACEELIRSIRVPVVIDHMARFDIREGRAGQAFATLLKLLEGSRISVKLSGVDRLSRQAAPYDDALPFARALAAHAPDQVVWGTDWPHPNLHGPMPDDGDLVDLIAGIAPDKAARHKLLVANPARLFGFN encoded by the coding sequence ATGACCGACACGTCCCTCGTTTCGCCCGAGCCGACCATTCCACCGCCTCTGGCCGCGCCGCGCCGGCCGCACCTGCGCTTGCCGCCGGGAAGCTGCGATTCCCATTGCCACGTCTTCGGTCCGCATCACCGGTTTCCTTATGCGGCCGGGCGCAGCTTCACGCCCCACGACATGCCCGAGCAGCGGTTGAGAGCTCTGCACGATCATCTCGGTTTCGACCGCGCGGTGATCGTCCAGTCGGCCTGCCACGGCGCCGACCATGCAGCCCTGATCGACGCGCTTCGAACCGGCGCGGGCCGCTATCGCGGCGTCGCCCTGCTCGGCGCGGCGGCGACCGCGACCGACGTCGCCGATCTGCATGAGGCCGGCGTGCGCGGCGCCCGCTTCAATTTCCTGCCGCATCTCGGCGGCTATCCGCCGGAGAGCCTGATCCGCCATGTCGAGCGGCTGGTCGCGCCCCATGGCTGGCACTTCGCCGTCCATGTCACCGGCGCCGACCTGATCGCCTGCGAGGAGCTCATCCGGTCGATCCGCGTGCCTGTGGTGATCGACCACATGGCGCGTTTCGATATCCGCGAGGGGCGGGCGGGCCAGGCCTTCGCGACGCTCTTGAAACTGCTCGAAGGTAGCCGGATCTCGGTCAAGCTGAGCGGCGTCGATCGCCTGTCCCGGCAGGCAGCCCCTTACGACGACGCCCTGCCTTTTGCCCGGGCCCTCGCCGCGCATGCACCCGATCAGGTCGTCTGGGGCACCGACTGGCCCCACCCCAATCTTCACGGCCCCATGCCCGACGACGGCGACCTGGTCGACCTGATCGCCGGGATCGCCCCGGACAAAGCGGCCCGCCACAAACTGCTCGTCGCCAATCCGGCGCGGCTGTTCGGTTTCAATTGA
- a CDS encoding ABC transporter ATP-binding protein: MTNKTGAEVRLQGIAKRYGQVTAVKPLDLIIEGGTLVTLLGPSGCGKTTLLRMIAGLEQASEGKLFIGGKDVTLLSAGERNVSMVFQSYALFPHMSVLDNVAYGLISSGAAKRDAHARAELTLETVGLKGFGRRLPSELSGGQQQRVAVARALVLEPDVLLFDEPLSNLDARLRRSMREEIRALQQRLGLTVVYVTHDQSEALAVSDTIVVMRNAEIAQAGSPARLYAMPDNVFVATFMGEANAVKGRIEAISGDQATVALDEVRLTLPHRGLPLGPVDVVIRPEAISLDDPGQAGLAGTVARGTYMGSHMEYHLATSLGDLFAICHDRLAAREVGAKVTVRLAPEGVIAVRP; the protein is encoded by the coding sequence GTGACGAACAAGACCGGCGCCGAGGTTCGCCTGCAGGGCATCGCCAAACGATATGGTCAGGTGACCGCGGTCAAACCGCTCGACCTGATCATCGAGGGTGGCACGCTGGTCACGCTGCTCGGGCCTTCCGGCTGCGGCAAGACGACGTTGCTCAGGATGATCGCCGGGCTCGAACAGGCTTCCGAAGGCAAGCTGTTCATCGGCGGCAAGGATGTGACGCTGCTCTCGGCCGGCGAGCGCAATGTCTCGATGGTGTTCCAGAGCTATGCGCTGTTTCCGCATATGAGCGTGCTCGACAATGTCGCCTATGGGCTGATCTCCTCGGGCGCGGCCAAGCGTGACGCCCATGCCAGAGCCGAACTGACGCTCGAGACGGTCGGACTGAAAGGCTTCGGCCGGCGCCTGCCTTCGGAACTGTCGGGGGGCCAGCAGCAGCGGGTTGCCGTCGCCCGTGCCCTGGTGCTCGAGCCCGATGTGCTGCTGTTCGACGAGCCTCTGTCCAATCTCGATGCACGCCTGCGCCGCTCCATGCGCGAGGAGATCCGCGCGCTGCAGCAGCGGCTGGGCCTGACCGTCGTCTATGTCACCCATGACCAGTCGGAGGCACTCGCCGTGTCCGACACGATCGTGGTCATGCGCAATGCCGAGATCGCCCAGGCCGGCAGCCCGGCGCGGCTTTACGCGATGCCCGACAACGTCTTCGTCGCGACCTTCATGGGCGAAGCCAATGCGGTGAAAGGCCGGATCGAGGCGATATCAGGCGATCAGGCGACGGTTGCTCTCGACGAGGTCAGGCTGACCTTGCCGCATCGTGGCCTGCCGCTGGGGCCTGTCGACGTGGTCATCCGGCCGGAGGCGATCAGCCTCGATGATCCCGGTCAGGCCGGGCTCGCCGGCACCGTCGCGCGCGGCACCTATATGGGCTCGCACATGGAATATCACCTGGCGACGTCGCTCGGCGACCTCTTCGCCATCTGTCACGACCGCCTGGCGGCGCGTGAGGTCGGCGCCAAGGTCACCGTTCGCCTGGCGCCGGAAGGGGTGATCGCGGTCAGGCCGTGA
- a CDS encoding ABC transporter permease, producing the protein MFARSSLSFWFIAVIGTVVVPWHMQQSGLELAGLVGFGQSDPEAASALWQALAHRRFWFWPVIAALLVALLGALPDTWPWLGGGRRATLLLAGGGLGLVAIGLQGLAIGIQGWSWAWLEALFGDLGDRQFGIGLGGTLAVVGCLVLFTDGLALKGLFRGDRFIAGTVGMLVLSIAIFTAWPVGNILGQMFIPRGDLGIIGSFAERLVDGKIWGLGCVTRGANCGVFWNTLTLAIATASAATLLGLCFALIVTRSRFPGRRAMRLLTVLPIITPPFVIGLGLILIFGRSGVLNQLVEAVSGVALGRWIYGFSGVWLAQVFSFTPTAFLVLIGVVEGISPSMEEASQTLRASPMRTFKTVTLPLMLPGLANAWLVVFVESLADFGNPIVLGGSFGVLSTEIFFAVVGAQQDFGRAAVLASIMLVMALVAFMLQRVIVGTRSYVSMTGKGDSGLPTPLPAPVRRLAFAIAIPWAVLTLTVYAMALAGAFVKVWGRDWTLTLDHFRRAFAVEWARDGAILFAGGAWHSLGTTIGLATIAAPITAGIGLLAAWVLSRQSFAGRTALEFALMLTFAVPGTVIGVAYILTFNVPPLEITGTAAILIACFVFRNLPVGVRSGVAAMSQLDKSLDEAATTLRASTFRTLRTIVLPLMKPAIVTALVYSFVRAMTTVSAVIFLVSAEYEMATVFIINRVINGDYGLAIAYCAVLIVLMMAAIGLIQLLVGNRKLGRRGAAPIVVGGRA; encoded by the coding sequence ATGTTCGCCCGCAGCTCTTTGTCGTTCTGGTTCATCGCCGTGATCGGGACGGTCGTGGTGCCCTGGCACATGCAGCAGTCGGGGCTCGAACTCGCCGGCCTCGTCGGGTTCGGGCAGTCCGATCCGGAGGCGGCATCCGCCTTGTGGCAGGCGCTGGCGCATCGACGCTTCTGGTTCTGGCCGGTGATCGCGGCGCTGCTTGTCGCTCTGCTCGGGGCCTTGCCGGACACCTGGCCTTGGCTCGGCGGCGGCCGGCGCGCGACCCTGCTGCTCGCTGGCGGCGGGCTCGGGCTTGTGGCCATCGGGCTGCAGGGCCTCGCCATCGGCATCCAGGGCTGGTCCTGGGCATGGCTCGAGGCCCTGTTCGGCGACCTCGGCGACCGGCAATTCGGCATCGGCCTCGGCGGCACGCTCGCTGTCGTCGGTTGTCTCGTGCTGTTCACCGACGGACTGGCGTTGAAGGGCCTGTTCCGGGGCGACCGCTTCATCGCTGGCACGGTCGGCATGCTGGTCCTGTCGATCGCCATTTTCACCGCTTGGCCGGTCGGCAATATTCTCGGCCAGATGTTCATCCCGCGCGGTGACCTCGGCATAATCGGCTCGTTCGCCGAACGCCTCGTCGACGGCAAGATCTGGGGCCTTGGCTGCGTCACCCGGGGGGCCAATTGCGGGGTGTTCTGGAACACACTGACCCTGGCCATCGCGACCGCCAGCGCCGCTACGCTTCTCGGCCTCTGCTTCGCGCTGATCGTCACCCGCTCGCGTTTTCCGGGACGGCGCGCCATGCGCCTGCTGACCGTTCTGCCGATCATCACGCCGCCTTTCGTCATCGGTCTCGGGCTGATCCTGATCTTCGGCCGGTCGGGCGTGCTCAACCAACTGGTCGAGGCGGTGAGCGGCGTTGCGCTCGGCCGCTGGATCTACGGCTTCAGCGGCGTCTGGCTCGCCCAGGTCTTCTCGTTCACGCCGACCGCCTTCCTGGTGCTGATCGGCGTCGTCGAAGGCATTTCGCCAAGCATGGAAGAGGCCTCGCAGACGCTGCGCGCCAGTCCGATGCGCACCTTCAAGACGGTGACCTTGCCCTTGATGCTGCCCGGGCTCGCCAATGCCTGGCTCGTCGTCTTCGTCGAGAGCCTCGCCGATTTCGGCAATCCGATCGTGCTCGGTGGCTCCTTCGGCGTGCTGTCGACCGAAATCTTCTTCGCGGTGGTCGGAGCGCAGCAGGATTTCGGCCGTGCCGCCGTGCTCGCCAGCATCATGCTGGTCATGGCGCTGGTGGCCTTCATGCTGCAGCGGGTCATCGTCGGCACGCGGTCCTATGTGTCGATGACCGGCAAGGGCGACAGCGGCCTTCCGACGCCGCTGCCGGCACCGGTCAGGCGGCTCGCCTTCGCCATCGCCATTCCCTGGGCGGTGCTGACGCTGACCGTCTATGCGATGGCGCTGGCCGGCGCCTTCGTGAAGGTCTGGGGCCGCGACTGGACGCTGACGCTCGACCATTTCCGGCGTGCCTTCGCGGTCGAATGGGCGCGCGACGGCGCGATCCTGTTCGCCGGCGGCGCCTGGCATTCGCTCGGCACCACGATCGGGCTCGCGACGATTGCCGCACCGATCACCGCTGGCATAGGCCTGCTTGCCGCCTGGGTCTTGAGCCGGCAGAGCTTCGCCGGCCGCACCGCGCTCGAATTCGCGCTGATGCTGACCTTTGCGGTGCCCGGCACGGTGATCGGCGTCGCCTATATCCTGACCTTCAACGTGCCGCCGCTGGAGATCACCGGCACGGCGGCCATCCTGATTGCCTGTTTCGTGTTCCGCAACCTGCCGGTCGGCGTGCGTTCGGGCGTCGCGGCGATGAGCCAGCTCGACAAGTCGCTGGATGAGGCCGCGACGACCTTGCGCGCCTCGACCTTCCGGACGCTGCGCACGATCGTCCTGCCGCTGATGAAGCCGGCGATCGTTACCGCGCTCGTCTATTCCTTCGTGCGCGCCATGACGACGGTCTCGGCGGTCATCTTCCTGGTCTCGGCGGAATATGAGATGGCGACCGTGTTCATCATCAACCGGGTGATCAATGGCGATTATGGCCTCGCCATCGCTTATTGCGCGGTTCTGATCGTGCTGATGATGGCGGCGATCGGGCTCATTCAACTGCTCGTGGGCAACAGAAAACTCGGGCGGCGCGGCGCCGCGCCGATCGTTGTCGGAGGTCGCGCGTGA